Below is a genomic region from Medicago truncatula cultivar Jemalong A17 chromosome 3, MtrunA17r5.0-ANR, whole genome shotgun sequence.
tctttacTCTTTCGTTTTCGTATATCTATATTTCACTtacttttttattcattaattgagAGCTcatctcattattattatttgacacatttccaaaaaataaaaggaattaaCAATTAAAATAGAGGAAGAGATTGTCTCCTGTTTTTGCTTCTCAAGTGTGATCCTGATCATCTATTATAAAAGTGAAACATTGTGTTTTTTAATGTTAAGAAATAAGAGAGAGTGTAATTAAAGGTTTGGATGCAATCACCGAAGAGTTTTTCCATGAGAGTTTTTCCACTCAAGAGATGTTTTGTCTAATTTATTATACTCTTCGGTCTTCATTACCCAACAAGAGCAACAGTTATCAATAGATTGTTAGTTAATTTATATCATATACatcattcatatattttttaaagtaaatttgaaataatttaatatacGAGGTGTATTGAGAATAACGTcttacataatattttttaataaataacaataatattaacGTATCTTAACTAGAGCTGTTAAATGGGCCGGCCCAGCCCGGCTCGGGCCCGAGAGACCCGACTATAGAAATGGGTCAGCCCGATCCGGCCCGTTTATGATTGGACCGTGAATTCTagagcctggcctggcctgggtgggccatgggccagcccggcctggctcgtttatgttttatttttaaaatttattcacttttttttatgtattttcttatgtattagttactcaccattatttttttgctaaaatatgattggatggacataaaaatataaataatttttacattaacattgaataataattaaactctagattattctttcaattaaatcaaattaataatttatacacTGTAAGttaaattcatccatatttattaagtttatttatttaaatatttttatgttaataaattttaaattagttgataatttttttttaaaaaaatgttgttttttaacaaaaataaaatgaaatatgggctAATGGGCCGGCCCAAAGCCCGGTGGCCCAACCCGGCCCGGCCCAACTTTTGTATGGCCCATATGGGCTTAGGCCGAAAAAGTCCGAGTacattttttgttagttttttaggcCCGACCCGGCCCAAAAATATGGACCAATGGGCTGGCCCATGAGCCTGGCCCATTTTTTACAGCTCTAATCTTAACTACATATCAAATAATTacaaattcatataaaaattaGTTAAGTAATATAGGTATccgataaaaaaattattgagggtGTAATATAACACTATCCAAGTTTTTACAGATGTAATGTGTGGGTAGGCCCGCAAACATGATTTAATTGATCAATGTGTATTGATCATGTATACGTAAAATGTACTTATACATAAACCATGTAAAATTAAGGTATAAATCAATAAAAGTTGCTAATGGATGTGTTATTTTTAACTATAGGCAATGTCATCTCTTGTATGACCTTCCTCGCTCCATTGTAAGTGATTCATTCGATTTGCGTATATGTATGTAATTATCTTCCATAAATTATCTTGTTTGgagtattaaataaataataaatatttgaatGCAGACCAACATTTTACCGAATCTACAAGAAGAAATCTACTGAAGGGTTTCAATCAGTTCCTTATGTTACTGCATTGTTGAGTGCAATGCTTTGGATCTATTATGCACATGTCAAAAACAAAGCTACACTCCTTCTCCTCACAATTAACATATATGGATTTGGAATAGAGGCAATTTACATTATAATCTTCCTACTTTATGCCTCAAATAAAGCAAGGGTATATCTAAATTTAaacctttctttttctaaatatctaattattttttttttaattattgttaattttgtttaatgTGTATGCAGCTTTCGACCATCAAGCTTCTTTTCTTAACTGTGTGTGGATATGGTACGATGGTTATTTTAACCACATACCTAACAAAGGGATCCAAACGTCTTTCTATTATTGGATGGATATGTATGGTTTTTAACATATGTGTATTTGCTTCTCCTCTCTTtattttggtgagaatttgaTATCATTTCTTAACTTTTATGTTTTGGCCATTTGTTTTACGGTAGTTAATAGAGTCAGTCATGCTAACAACCTGACCAAAAAATAAGAATCATGCTAACAAAAAggaattaaaacataatttttgtattaaaaacaaaaagtttttaaactttcaaaataatgaatgcacaatttttaaaactatgtttCTATATTTGGCTCATTAACTTGTGCACTAAaactgttaaaaaaattctttactTGTACTAGAAACCATAGGCATAGAGAGTGGACGGAATTGTAATTTCTTCAGTCCTTTCTTTACACTTGTTAATTAATACGTctttttttaagggactaattaattaataagtctttttttaagaatctaATTAATAAGTCTTATTCTCAACTGAAGAAGTATACATTTCTTTTACTTCTGAAAATAATAGTTATTtcttaattttcaaaacaattatatatgtaaagatttatatattcttaagtagattatgtcatcatcattttattttataattatgcCTTCTAGATTTTATGCTAAAGTTTAATTCCATGTTTCATCTCTACTTGTAGAAACAGGTAATAAAGACGAAAAGTGTAGCATTCATGCCGCTAAATTTGTCTTTCTTTTTGACCTTAAATGCTATTGTGTGGTTCTTCTATGGTCTTCTTATCGACGACTTTTATATCGCTGTAAGTTCATTCAATATTGTTACATAGTAAATAATTGTTGTCTAATTACAATCTAGGAAATGCTTTGCTTTTAACTTACGATAATTTtggtatttatatttttataccgaaaaattgaaaataacaataatgaaAGAAAGATGTTTTATTGTTTGTGCTAGCTCCACGAACATTGTTGAGTTCTCGGGTGCCTCAAATATAGAcctttaaaaaagaatataaaatgcattcttatcatttttttgtatattttaataaatattatatatatttcccccattttattattgtaaaaataagttattctattaaaaatgataagagTGCATCTCTACATTCTTTTTGAAATGTTCATATTGGATGAATTCTCATGTAAAATATATCAAAGAGCAACATGGGCGTTGTATTCTAAGCACGTATATTTGTATTaggtattaattattatattatacataTGCACGTGTAAAACAATATCATTTGATtacattttgttttataaaaaaagagaaacttGGTTAAGAAAAAAAGTGATATAATATTTGCACTTGGATGATGCAGATACCAAATACGCTAGGGTTTGTTTTCGGTATAGTTCAGATggtgatttatttaatttataaagatGCCATTCCACTAGAGTCAACGAAGTTACAGAAACCAAATGACCATGTTCTTAACATTTGTGAAGATGTGCCCAATGGTGCTCTCCAACCCGACCCGAATCAAGTAGTCAAAAGTGGTGCTCCGGCTGTCGCAGTGATCGGTGATGAGGATCCAAATAACGGAAAATgagaaacaaaagaataaatagaAGAATGAGATGTGCTGCTATACACAGTGTGAGCtcaaaaagggaaaataaaaatagaaatgagGTTAGAGAAAAGTTAACCTAAAGTTTAATTACTTTATGATGGTTATAGTGCTGTGGAGCCTCCTACAAAAGCAGGTGTTAAGGATActtttgtttaattaatgtattttcaTGAATGAGTAATTGAACACTAGCCGTAACAAGaaagttttatgaattgatttctgaggtgtaaaattgattttggcaTGTTTAATTGTTCTcgagtaaaaataattttgccTATAGAATTGATGGTAATTTAAACCTATAATTTGCAACTTTTGAgtataaaagtgatttttaaatCGAAGTTATTGTTCACACTTTTACAGAAATGTATGcgaatataaattattttacattaaacttacttttaaataaaattaattaattcaaaattattttttatcatggaAGAATCAAAGTACACTAAGTTCCAATTCATCAATTCTCAATCTCTTTAAAATTGGATATGCAAAATCTTATAATTTAGATCGGATTtaattcatcatatataaaacTAACTTGTAGAATGAGGACTCTTTCCATGAATAattctcaacaaaatatctctCTTCATCTAGTGTAAAATAGTTTACATAGATAGAGGTGGGGgcttctttttctattttatgatGTCATGGACAATGGAGATATAAAGGCCATCCCAAAAAGTGAAATTGTATATCTTCGTGACGACAGCATAAAAATAGAGTTATGTTAAATTGACAACCTTAAGTGACAATACACTCATTAACACTCACACAAAAATCTGATACGTAGTTATGTGGACTTCACAcaaatacattttctttttcatctccTCTTCTCTTATAGGGTGTATAAGAGTGTACGAGaaaaagggtgtctatgtaacatttttcataaaaataatgaaattgaaaaacagCTAGACTCTCTTTGTACCAACTCGGTCAGATTTTCCtattattcatcaaaagcaaAAGTGTCGCTCATCGTTCTTTaattttaggttaaaatatggttttagtccctgtaaaaaaaaaaattgtttttggtccctgcaaaattttttgtttttgaaaatagtccctggagggactattttcaaaaacaaaattttgcagagaccttttttaaaaacaaaatattttgcagggaccaaaaactacaaaattggttcaattataatgtgtcacgtatgcaaatcatcacaaaagtggggtcagggactattttcaaaaacaaaaaattttgcagggatcaaaaacaaatttttttttacagggactaaaaccaaaacgaggcatatttgcagggactaaaatcatattttagccttaatttTAAGACATTTTAACATTTATCACAAGTAATTTGTGTTGGTTATTATGTAAATTACTCTTTGCGTATAAATGTATTTGAtattgaaattttcaaattccaaaataaatttgtaatatatttataaaagatatattttaaaaaaaaataacaaatatatctagTAGTTTGCAAAGGGTTTTGCATTTAGTAGCAATTTTTCTCTCATAATTCATAAAGAATTTCATAATTAGGAACAAAGTGAAcagtaaatatataatattccaATGATTTGAAATCACCAAACCTCAGGATTAAAAGGGCAAAGTTATGATTGACTCTTAATAATAGAggtatcaatattttttttcatttatgtatcaacaaaaaaagtgcTCAATATTTCAACTCAAAGTCAAAATAGAGGACAAGTGTATGAAACGTAAGATCAATGATGCAGCAGcctcatattttttgtttcagaATTGGTTTCATTATTTCTGTTTTGTAATATTGCTTTCTTCTGCACTAAGTACAGTATGGGTGGGTGGTGTAGgaattttgttgttaaattgTCACTGTCACATGATATTTTAGCCTTGGTTATTTATAGGTATAATAGGCGTATAGCGATAGAATATTGTAtttataggtcattttttagtTACTCTGTTTTCCCACTAATTTGGCACAATTTTGTCTGTTAGCTTTTATTTATACGTCATTTGATTGCTGCAGAAAGACAATAATTGtagaaaagaaaactaaatgAGAGTTGACCTCATGAGAAGTTTGCCTAAATACAGAATTTCAGCTGCATTATATGATtgtaaattttacaaaatcaatgcttaaacaaattaattgattttttagaggTCTATCCTCCAAAAATAATCGAAATCATTGAACTTATcatctttctattttttatttgatatgagatttatatttattatgctGCACGTCAAGTTCAATTGAATTAATCTCATTAGTGTCTCAACTATATGACTCTATTAGCATATTCCATATTTGCCTCATGCTTCCTCTTCTTTAATCTTagaaacacatttttttttattttttatttttttacatgtatCATTGATACAAGTCATTCGGCTCTAATACTATGTTAAATTTTCTACATTGGTACATTACGTAGAAGTGTTAAACGATGTGTGCTTTGATGGTTGTAACTTTAATTTCCTCTAGTCGGTAATTTATACTTTCACATAGTCGAGACGGTTGTTAGGTCGAGATCAgacaatttaaatttcaaattatgtatttcaattttaaaaaataatcaaaatccacATTAAAATATAGATCATCCGATTTTGTTCCAACGACTACCAACATATATCTTGATTGCGTGAATATCGGAATTGCCGCATCAAATTtgaattcttttttcttcaatacGACAATGACTCGTGAGTATTTTTGGCAGCTGTCTTTGGTTAATCAGGTACAAATTCGTACACAATACTGAATTGACAGCCAATCATGTAATTGATTGACATGCCATGCAATTGTAACCAAAATAAAGTGAACTACTTTGAACTCTTttcatatgtttatttttcctAGAGGAAAAGGAATATGATATTTCGTCATACAAGTTATTTTGGACCACCACATGATGTTTCATGTGAACAGAAGAACAAggcaattgttttttttttttactatccTATCTTCCTCTCCATCAAATCTTCGTGGGGTTTGtgaatttgatttatatgaAGGAATATGTCGCGTTCCAATCAAGatataccaaaaatatatatatgaatgagTTTGCTCCAAATGTCTATACCAATATGGAGTTTTAATTAATGAGTTAGGATGaatccaaaaattaattatgttagGCGGAGAAAAATACATGAATAATAAGCACTAACTTAACGTGAAACAAAAGAATGGACCACATAAATAAGACTCATCATGATCATGCTTCTCAAGATAAGCATTTTAAGGCTTTACGCAAATGAGTGAACCAATGTTATTCCAAAAAGTTGCTTATGATTGTTTTGGAACAAAGCACCATGCCATGCATGTACGTGCGTTGTTCGGTTAGGTGTGGTTAAGTGCTCAAATCTCAATCGTACAATTTAATTTGCCAGCATGCAATGCAAAGATAAGGATGATGTAATGAACCACTTGTTTACTCGATTTTAAATCTCCTGAAACACCGTATATCTTAATGTCATATCTATCAATTTAAGtcaatcttcttcttcaaatgttttgtgtgtttttattcATATGTCAATATATGAGATGGTACATTAAACCTCGACTCTATACCAATGATTGTCTCATAATGCTGTCTTTGATAGTATGCTTAAGTTTCTACTAGTATATATGgttctgatttattttattatatttttcagtGACTAAGGTTACGCCATGtgtcatacatacatacataaacTTTTTAACGACCCTTGCTTAGCTCATACATGATTCAATCATATCTTACcattcttaacttttttttcgAAACGTATCTTACCATTCTTGCTCCAACCTTTTCCACCTGTTTTACACACTTCCTTCTACTTGGGTTacatattttttagaaatatttcaTCCTTACGCAGCTATGATAGTTGTGATATAAAAAGTTACTGGTAAAAAATTAATCTGTACTCATCTTTTTATGTTCCAATCAACATAACCACTGTGTCATACTGAATTTATATCTCACTCTTCAAAATTAGTTCGTGCGAATGAGGTGTCCAAACATAGGTATACATCCAATAGTCCACCCAAATATTTTGGTAATATAAAACTTCAATATAACTTCAATCTGGAGATTATGTTCCAGATAAACAAGTATTACTTGACCAAGCCAATGACACTAATTATAGGGCCCTTTTGAAAAATTAACGGAAATTAAGATAGaagatatttgtattaaatatgtttgtaattagtattgtttttacaattttatcctttaagagagagatggtttatgttttcaacatattatttattgttgattgaagaaaaagatgtataattaataggggcatgtatgtaaagaaataattaatgtagttggaaatagcaaaggggtcttataaaaagggataaaaaaaattctcaaaatggtcttataattaaggacggaggtagtaatttgtaatcttgaaatttttttttttttttttgctaaaaaaaataaaaaaaacctcgGCATGCTCATTGCACCTATCGTATCAAGCAAATTTTAGATATTGACACAACGCACTAATATCGACCGTTGATGACTATTCCACGactagattttatttgattgagCATAAACTGTAAAGAAGTATTTCACTATTAATTACAAGTATGTTTTTACAAAGTTTACGTATGATACATTTTGCAGCAAGGACTaggaatatattatatatggcTTTACAATTACGCCCTTAACTTGGCAAATTTATTTATatccttcaacaaaacaaatcctGTTCAAATAATAAGgggaaaaaggaaattataatGATTTATAGAAACTACGTTTCGAGTTAAGAATTTATTGACCGCACATAATAAAAGCTGAAACTAGCGTTCCTTTATAAATTACTTCAAACATTACACAATAGTCTAGAAGTGCAAGAAAGCTGTCAATTTGTCGAGTAGTGGTGACTCAAGTCAATATGAATACCAAACTTTGGACGTCTGGTTCAAGCCTGGGAGTTGGGAAATGCTATTTTTTTGGGAAAGCACTAGGACGGAACTATCAATTTTAATTGTCTTTAACAAATTCAAGTTTCCTTTTCAGACTTTGAActaaaatttctccaaaagtaGATTCAAAGATTCAAACACCTaactgtcaaaaaaaaagatttgatcAATTATACAAAAGAATTAAACGTGACAATCACAAACACTGCATCTTGTTTTGAAATTGGTCCGTAAGTGCAGCCACCTGTTACAACATATTCCTTATAAAACATGGTTTCTGTTTTGCACCCATTACCTTGACAAATGCAACGCATTCAAGTTTAGTCAAGACATTGTTTGACCGAAATTGAGTAAACTTGCACCAATGAAGTATATGGTCATctttaaatacaaaacatccCATCTTTAGATCCTTTCCCTCACTAAAGCAGGGAATAAAGAATAATGACTATTCTATTTCCTCTCTGATGAGTTTAATAATAGCAAGATTTTATAACCTGCACAGCTCAGATAAAAAACGTCAATGACGCATAAATAACCTGGGATCAACCCAAGTGTATTAGGTTTGATTGTCGGATAAAGAGTTGTCGTATATTTGTTTGCAGAGcccaatgaaaaaatatatttcagctGTATCTAGCTAAAGTTTCGCCCAATCAGGATATGGGCATTCATATGTCCATCCAGGTCCAGAGTACCGCATACAATGTAACCACAAACCTTCTTCATCAGTATCATatctacaatttaaaatttGGCAAAATAAATTTAGTGATAGATCTGTCTGaggtttaaaaaataaaattggtattCATGAAGCAGAATAGAATCCACTGGATTACAAGATTAAGTTACTGGAAGTTTAACATAAAATAAACCAACAAGTCACATGTAAGCCTACATTccataaaatataaatagaaaacaaaactGAAAAACAGAGAAAAGGAACAACATTAACGTGTGTGGTTTAACTTAATGTCTTGCAATGGTCAATATTGTTGCACCATAGGGACTTTAAACATTTATTTGGATCAGCAGTGGAATGAGCTACATCTCCATATTTGTACAGAGTTTTTCATTGCCAAAATTAGGGGTGTACATGGGTTGGGTCAACACATGTAATGTAAGCATTGTATCAGAGGTTAATTTACACTTCTCTAACTATTATGACTTTGACTAGTGACATAACAATGAGGGCTTGACCACAACAAAAAATCTACCCTCACAACCAACATCATTAAACTATAGATAGCTAGACATAGGCCTGAACCCGAAATAATCTGTATTAACTTTCTTTTCAAGTTAGTACAATACAAAGCAAGTAGCaaatattttttgctttttatgAAGTTAAAGAATTGCATACCCCTTCGGTGCCAAATTTGGACAGTTCGTACACATAGGATCAATGCGAAAATCCTCGTTGGAATTTTCTTGATAATCTTTGGGCACTTTTTCACCGAAATTTGATGTCAAAGAAGCATCAGATATGCAAGCTGATCTATCAGCAGTTGACCCATTAATAGATCTATCAACAGTCTGCTCTGAGATGTACAGCATGTCATTGGCTATTGGGTGTCCAGAAGACTGTAAATGAACGCGTATCTACATAAAAGGTAGGTACTTATTAGCTCCGATATTTGCATTAGTAATAGGTTTAAATAAGATGAAGTGCAGGATGCATTTAGTCGATTGTTGACTTCACATTTTCAACTGCTTCGGCAGTTTCCATTCTTTCTTAATTACATATACTCTCTATAAGGTTTATTAATGAAACAATGGCAAGCATATATGTGTATATGCGCTGGGATAGCATGACTGGCTTGAAGCATGTGACCTAATCAGGAATGTGCTATCAGTGACTGTTGTGACGCATCACTAGGAAGTTCACATGCTAAATATATTCATGCAATGGCAACAGCTCAGCATCAAAACCCCTTGAAGGTACCAGCAATGGTTTTTTTTGGAAAGTAATGTTTAGAATGAAGATATAAAAGATACATGAAAGGAATTACATCAACATGCTAAAAAGATCGACACTgaggaaaaatattaaaatagagaGCTAAAACAGAAAGCATACTCGAATAAGCTGCTTAAGtctggagaagaagaaaaatcaataaaatccGCCAACAATTTTCTTACCTGATGAGTGCGGCCAGTGACTGGTTCGCATAAAACAATACTATGAGTACCATTGCTACTAATCCGGGTAAATTTTGTGGAGGCAACCTTCCCCTTTGTAGAGTCTCTGACCTTCATTATCAAACATATATTCAATTAGATTTATCATATAAGATAATCTCCTCCCTTGCCGccactttgaattttaattatcaACAGAATgtatcaatttcatttttcttccaacaatgattagtttttaccaGATCATCATAATAACCAATACAATAGCCAACACCCATGTTGTTTTCTGAACTATCCTTAAAGACTCAATTGATAGTGAGGACACCCAAGaggttttaaatttttatattatatttctagtGTGTCCCTCTCGCAATAGTCCTTTTGGCTTGATAGCTGCATAATGCACAATCCATCTATCTtgtaattaaatttgattttactaAAAGAATGCAACATATATTGGTGACAAAgattttcatataaatataatatcatgAACCAACTATCCAAAAGGGTTAAGGTGTAATATTAAAACACGtgaatgatttttaaattatatttctacTAGGTATGATAGTGTGAAACTCTGGTGATCAAAATCTTAAAAGGTATCTAACAATTTATTTCAGCTGAACTTGAGTTAGAATCAAACTTAATATTCAACTGCCCACTCTAACCTGGTCGCACTTAACATTTGCAAGTGTTGAGTGACTCGGTGAGCTTAAAAGGAGCCAATAACTTTGAAGGAAGGATGTTATATCACTACTAAATATAGTTTATGATCATTTAGATAAAggttaagtgtatgtttggattcAACTTTGGAGTgatcaaaattgattctagaggttgtagaattgattttctaaaatatatatgtttgaatGTTTTTCTCTGAAGCTAGAAAACTAGCTCCAGAAAATAAGCTATATTATAAAAGCAGTTCTTTCCGATTCACTAATAATAAGAATAATGTTACActgttttcatttgtttatatttttaggaATTTGTAATGAAAAAGgtgaaaacaaaacaacagaaTCTTGTGTTCACCATTTCATGTacaaatatgtgaaaataaaaatgaggtTGAAATAAAGTGACGTTCAAAAATtttagtgaaaaaaaataatgttttcttAAATCAAACAGGCCCTAGATTTTTCTACCATGAAACAATATAGAACCAAAGGCCTCACCTCTGCTGTGCTTCTTCCTTCTCGAGCATTATAATCTATATTGGCATCAACAATTATCTGAAAGGTAAAAACATAATCATGAGGAGAATAGTATCTCAATTTTGACTAGCAGTACAGAACTTAATCATTCATTGCTAAATTCAACACAACCCGGAAATGAAAGTTCTTTGAAGTACAAACAAATAACTAGTCGtcttagataaaaaaaaaattggttaaccAGTGTATGTTTAGTTGTTACTCTCTGTTTTCATAATTTAGAAACATGCCCAACAATATGCGTACACTTCTTAAAACTCAAACCAAGTACTTTTTGAAGGTTTTAAGTTTCAACAACCGTTCTCATTATGGCAATATTAAAGTTAGTAACTTCAATTAATTATACTGTTATCAGTGGACAGTAGTGCAGTATTATTTGGCCAATGTGACAATAAACACCTGCACATGCCCATCCTATTGCTTTTTCAAACACAAAACTGCAAAGTGCACATATATCTTACATCCATCTTATTCACCCTCTGTCAAAATCTCTCTTAAGCCCCATAAAGAATGCAACCAAAACCTCATAATTGAGTTATTTATGCATCTCCAACCAAAGTTATCTCTTTTAGACCCAAAATGATAGCCTAAATGACACTGTTAACAAATCGAGTTCTTTAAATGTCAATAAAATCCTTAATGATACTCCAGAAAAAGGATTATTAAAGTAATCAATAAATAATCCTGACAATGCTATACTATGTTAACAAACAAAGAACGAAAATAAATGATGTCACAttgttattaattataaatacTTGCAGGGTTCATTTCTTCAACGTGATATTAGTATAGTAACTCATCCAAGGCCAAATAAAATACCTCATCCTCGGGAAATTCCCCAACTACTTTTGCAATATATTGTTTCTTGACTAAGCCAGCCTCAATCTGTAACAATCAAATTCTACAGTTATAATGGTGGTATAGGAAAAAGTTTTTGATGTTGATATATTTGTTGTAAATCAAGAATAAGAAATTCTGTCAAAGCTATGACTTTGTCAAGATATAGATAACATGAGTACATCACACAGCAAACTGAACAACTTTCTTTTATGTTTTCGTTTTCTTCCAATACAAATTTTATCAATAGCTTTGTATATAGAGCTTAGAATTCAGACATTTGTTAATTGCAGCCAACAATGGTCAATTGAGATTACATGATAATCACTATTTTTGGATATGATATATATGGAGATATTTGAAATTAAGAGGCTctatatacaaaaatatcaGACCTCGACCAGAACCATTTGAAAAACTAGATTCCATGAACCTTTTGTCCTCATGTCTGGAATTTATACGAATATGTCGACAAAAAACTTTTGTAAAACTAGATTCCAGGACAAAGGTATACATTTAAACTTGCAATATAATAGTCA
It encodes:
- the LOC11431236 gene encoding bidirectional sugar transporter SWEET14 isoform X1 — protein: MALFYSEYWAFVFGVIGNVISCMTFLAPLPTFYRIYKKKSTEGFQSVPYVTALLSAMLWIYYAHVKNKATLLLLTINIYGFGIEAIYIIIFLLYASNKARLSTIKLLFLTVCGYGTMVILTTYLTKGSKRLSIIGWICMVFNICVFASPLFILKQVIKTKSVAFMPLNLSFFLTLNAIVWFFYGLLIDDFYIAIPNTLGFVFGIVQMVIYLIYKDAIPLESTKLQKPNDHVLNICEDVPNGALQPDPNQVVKSGAPAVAVIGDEDPNNGK
- the LOC11424387 gene encoding RNA pseudouridine synthase 7 isoform X2, whose product is MNIIAVKCGRIQVDGEMVPVSYVVKSSQKISHFLHRHEPPVMACDVPILHKEPDVLTVCKPASVPVHPCGQYRKNTVVGILQAEHGLAPLFPVHRLDRLVSGLLIIARNATKADSFRQEIEAGLVKKQYIAKVVGEFPEDEIIVDANIDYNAREGRSTAEVRDSTKGKVASTKFTRISSNGTHSIVLCEPVTGRTHQIRVHLQSSGHPIANDMLYISEQTVDRSINGSTADRSACISDASLTSNFGEKVPKDYQENSNEDFRIDPMCTNCPNLAPKGYDTDEEGLWLHCMRYSGPGWTYECPYPDWAKL
- the LOC11431236 gene encoding bidirectional sugar transporter SWEET14 isoform X2; translation: MALFYSEYWAFVFGVIGNVISCMTFLAPLPTFYRIYKKKSTEGFQSVPYVTALLSAMLWIYYAHVKNKATLLLLTINIYGFGIEAIYIIIFLLYASNKARLSTIKLLFLTVCGYGTMVILTTYLTKGSKRLSIIGWICMVFNICVFASPLFILVIKTKSVAFMPLNLSFFLTLNAIVWFFYGLLIDDFYIAIPNTLGFVFGIVQMVIYLIYKDAIPLESTKLQKPNDHVLNICEDVPNGALQPDPNQVVKSGAPAVAVIGDEDPNNGK
- the LOC11424387 gene encoding RNA pseudouridine synthase 7 isoform X1, which encodes MMKRKREEKECMDIVWQTPANPPLPQDYIVRNGIRFVRPYYFEFIAHVKNRWAGKTIVDLFAEEFKGRPYEYYVSAVKCGRIQVDGEMVPVSYVVKSSQKISHFLHRHEPPVMACDVPILHKEPDVLTVCKPASVPVHPCGQYRKNTVVGILQAEHGLAPLFPVHRLDRLVSGLLIIARNATKADSFRQEIEAGLVKKQYIAKVVGEFPEDEIIVDANIDYNAREGRSTAEVRDSTKGKVASTKFTRISSNGTHSIVLCEPVTGRTHQIRVHLQSSGHPIANDMLYISEQTVDRSINGSTADRSACISDASLTSNFGEKVPKDYQENSNEDFRIDPMCTNCPNLAPKGYDTDEEGLWLHCMRYSGPGWTYECPYPDWAKL